The following are encoded together in the Candidatus Tumulicola sp. genome:
- a CDS encoding DoxX family membrane protein, with the protein MVNKTVATVLLGALFIAAGANHFVHPALYQHIVPPSFPSPALLVVISGVAEIAGGIGVLIARTRKAAGIGLVLLLLAVFPANVYMAQHPELYRDMASATALYIRLPLQAVLIAWVWWACFGRV; encoded by the coding sequence TTGGTCAACAAAACCGTAGCGACGGTCCTACTCGGAGCGCTCTTTATTGCCGCGGGCGCAAACCACTTCGTGCACCCGGCACTCTATCAACATATCGTTCCACCATCATTTCCATCTCCGGCGCTGCTGGTCGTCATCAGCGGCGTTGCGGAGATTGCGGGTGGTATCGGCGTTCTCATCGCGCGGACGCGCAAGGCTGCGGGAATCGGGCTCGTTTTGCTGCTCCTTGCCGTTTTTCCGGCGAACGTGTACATGGCGCAGCACCCGGAGCTCTATCGTGACATGGCTTCTGCGACGGCACTGTACATCCGGTTACCGTTGCAAGCCGTTCTCATCGCGTGGGTGTGGTGGGCGTGCTTCGGCCGCGTTTAG